From the Panthera leo isolate Ple1 chromosome C1, P.leo_Ple1_pat1.1, whole genome shotgun sequence genome, one window contains:
- the KCTD18 gene encoding BTB/POZ domain-containing protein KCTD18, whose amino-acid sequence MGAMEGHKAEEKVVDILRLNVGGCIYTARRESLCRFKDSMLASMFSGRFPLKTDESGACVIDRDGHLFKYLLDYLHGEVHIPTDEQTRVALQEEADYFGIPYPYSLSDHLANEMETYSLRSNIELKKALTDFCDSYGLVCNKPTVWVLHYLNTSGASCESRIIGVYSTKTDGTDAIDKQLGGRIHSKSIFKREAGNNVQYIWSYYSVAELKKMMDAFDAWEGKGVSYWRVPHELIECWTLEERPLLGSLRHMAPIRKRRLIAFNEEEEEVNCKTGPKPVRFLGPSTSTQIKVKNSASVRVSPASALHSSGGKAAQRSASPKAPSSVGTVLPGQPQASRGARSAAENGAAHPPPAKVLLSDKKATPPRVIKLKRTPLCAAGPSPPAGAAPRPAEPLVPPPEVPNAHAQTENGRGQAD is encoded by the exons ATGGGAGCAATGGAAGGTCACAAGGCAGAAGAAAAGGTGGTAGATATTCTTCGACTGAATGTGGGTGGCTGTATTTACACAGCCAGACGTGAGTCCTTGTGCCGCTTTAAAGACTCGATGCTGGCATCCATGTTCAGTGGTCGTTTTCCTCTAAAAACAGACGAATCAG GGGCTTGTGTTATTGACCGTGATGGACATCTATTTAAATACCTCTTGGATTATCTTCATGGAGAAGTTCACATTCCCACAGATGAGCAAACCCGTGTTGCTCTGCAGGAAGAGGCTGATTATTTTGGCATCCCGTATCCATACAGCCTGTCTGACCACTTGGCCAATGAAATGGAGACATATTCTTTAAGGTCAAATATAGAACTTAAAAAG GCTTTAACAGACTTCTGTGATTCATATGGTTTAGTTTGCAATAAGCCAACAGTTTGGGTTCTCCACTATCTTAACACATCTGGTGCAAGCTGTGAGAGTAGAATTATTGGTGTATATTCCACAAAAACTGATGGAACAGATGCTATTGATAAGCAGCTGGGAGGAAGAATTCAcagtaaaagcatttttaaaag AGAGGCGGGGAATAATGTTCAGTACATTTGGAGCTATTATTCAGTAGCTGAATTGAAGAAAATGATGGATGCCTTTGATGCCTGGGAAGGAAAAG GTGTTAGCTACTGGCGGGTACCTCATGAGCTGATAGAATGTTGGACTCTGGAAGAGCGGCCTTTACTTGGAAGCCTGCGTCACATGGCCCCAATTCGAAAGAG GCGACTGATAGCTTtcaatgaagaagaagaagaagtgaaCTGTAAGACTGGTCCTAAACCAGTCCGATTTCTGGGCCCTTCCACCAGCACCCAAATTAAAGTCAAGAACTCGGCGTCGGTCCGAGTGTCTCCGGCCAGCGCCCTCCACTCTTCAGGCGGAAAGGCAGCGCAGCGTTCTGCGTCGCCAAAGGCCCCGTCGTCGGTGGGCACCGTGCTGCCAGGCCAGCCCCAGGCTTCCCGCGGGGCCAGGAGCGCTGCTGAAAACGGAGCCGCACACCCACCCCCGGCCAAGGTCCTGCTCTCAGACAAGAAAGCCACCCCGCCGCGAGTGATAAAACTGAAGCGAACTCCACTGTGCGCCGCCGGGCCTTCCCCGCCAGCCGGGGCAGCACCGCGACCCGCGGAACCCCTAGTGCCGCCCCCGGAAGTCCCTAACGCGCACGCGCAGACTGAAAACGGGCGGGGCCAGGCTGATTGA